The following proteins are encoded in a genomic region of Nonomuraea muscovyensis:
- a CDS encoding ArsB/NhaD family transporter → MTLTAALAVAVFLGAYTLIATEKIHRTAAALGGAAIMLAIHATDAEAAFFSEHSGIDWNVVFLLLGMMIIVGVLKQTGVFEYLAIWAAKRARGRPYRLMVLLVLITAGASALLDNVTTVLLIAPVTFLVCERLALPVVPYLIAEAMASNIGGTATLIGDPPNIIIASRGGLTFNDFLLHLAPLVVVLMAVFVGLCRILFRAAFRYDPERAAEIMELDEREAIADRRLLWQSLAVLTLVMAAFVLHPVLHYEPSVVALLGAGVLVAATRVRTQDAIGEVEWPTLVFFAGLFVMVGALVETGVIGQISRAATDATQGRLALTSMVLLWGSAATSAIVDNIPYVATMSPIVADLVQAGGGQQAQVLWWALALGADLGGNATAIGAAANVVVLGIAARNGTPISFWTFTRYGLIVTLVTIAVATPYLWLRYLM, encoded by the coding sequence ATGACGCTCACCGCGGCCTTGGCGGTGGCGGTGTTCCTCGGCGCCTACACGCTGATCGCCACCGAGAAGATCCACCGGACGGCCGCCGCGCTCGGCGGAGCCGCCATCATGCTGGCGATCCACGCCACCGACGCCGAGGCGGCGTTCTTCTCCGAGCATTCGGGCATCGACTGGAACGTCGTCTTCCTCCTGCTCGGCATGATGATCATCGTTGGGGTGCTCAAGCAGACCGGCGTCTTCGAATACCTGGCGATCTGGGCGGCCAAACGCGCCCGCGGCCGCCCGTACCGGCTCATGGTGCTGCTGGTGTTGATCACCGCGGGTGCGTCGGCGCTGCTGGACAACGTCACCACCGTGCTGCTGATCGCGCCGGTGACGTTCCTGGTGTGCGAACGGCTCGCCCTGCCGGTCGTGCCCTACCTGATCGCCGAGGCGATGGCCTCCAACATCGGCGGTACCGCCACCCTCATCGGCGACCCGCCCAACATCATCATCGCCAGCCGCGGGGGGTTGACCTTCAACGACTTCCTCCTCCACCTGGCCCCGCTCGTGGTGGTGCTGATGGCTGTCTTCGTCGGATTGTGCCGCATCCTGTTCCGCGCTGCGTTCCGCTACGACCCCGAGCGGGCGGCGGAAATTATGGAGTTGGACGAGCGGGAGGCGATCGCCGATCGGCGGCTGCTGTGGCAGAGCCTGGCCGTGCTCACGCTGGTGATGGCCGCATTCGTGCTGCACCCGGTGCTGCACTACGAGCCGTCTGTGGTCGCGCTGCTGGGAGCCGGGGTGCTGGTCGCCGCCACCAGGGTGCGCACCCAGGACGCCATCGGCGAGGTCGAGTGGCCGACCTTGGTGTTCTTCGCCGGGCTGTTCGTCATGGTCGGCGCGCTGGTCGAGACCGGCGTCATCGGGCAGATCTCTCGCGCCGCCACCGACGCCACCCAGGGCAGGCTCGCCCTGACCAGCATGGTGCTGCTGTGGGGTTCAGCCGCGACCTCGGCCATCGTCGACAACATCCCCTACGTGGCCACCATGAGCCCCATCGTCGCCGACCTCGTCCAGGCCGGCGGCGGCCAGCAGGCACAGGTGCTGTGGTGGGCGCTGGCCCTCGGCGCCGACCTCGGCGGCAACGCCACTGCCATCGGCGCCGCGGCCAATGTCGTCGTCCTCGGCATCGCCGCCCGCAACG
- a CDS encoding response regulator — MDQQPTRILLADDHALVRHGLRLILDAEPDLSVVAEAGDGAEAVDLATRADTAVDLAILDIAMPRMTGIQAAREISRRAPGIRLLMLSMYDNEQYLFESLKAGACGYVLKSVADRDLLEACRAAMRGEPFLYPGAITALIRDHLQRHQQGEPVPDTLLTPREEEIVKLIAEGHSSKDIADMLIISVKTVERHRANILAKLGLRDRLELTRHAIRAGLIEP, encoded by the coding sequence ATGGACCAGCAGCCGACCCGGATCCTGCTCGCCGACGACCACGCGCTGGTCCGTCACGGGCTGCGGCTCATCCTGGATGCCGAACCCGACCTGAGTGTCGTGGCCGAGGCGGGCGACGGCGCTGAGGCCGTCGACCTGGCCACCCGCGCCGACACCGCCGTCGATCTGGCCATCTTGGACATTGCCATGCCACGGATGACCGGCATCCAGGCCGCCCGGGAAATCTCCCGCCGCGCGCCCGGCATCCGCCTGCTGATGCTGTCGATGTACGACAACGAGCAGTACCTGTTCGAATCGCTCAAGGCCGGCGCCTGCGGGTATGTGCTGAAGTCGGTGGCCGACCGGGACCTGCTGGAGGCCTGCCGCGCGGCCATGCGCGGGGAGCCGTTCCTCTACCCGGGAGCGATCACCGCGCTCATCCGCGACCACCTGCAACGCCACCAGCAGGGTGAGCCGGTGCCCGACACCCTTCTCACCCCACGCGAAGAGGAGATCGTCAAACTCATCGCCGAGGGCCACTCCTCCAAAGACATCGCCGACATGCTCATCATCAGCGTCAAGACCGTGGAACGGCACCGCGCCAACATCCTGGCCAAACTCGGCCTGCGCGACCGGCTGGAGCTGACCCGGCACGCCATCCGAGCGGGCCTGATCGAACCATGA
- a CDS encoding HAMP domain-containing sensor histidine kinase: MTVLAGKHPQGSPRGSPRARRGARSPASALFWRLFLINGLVFAAGLTVLALSPATVSSPVLLTELPILAVGLAVMLGANAVLLRTSLAPLGALTALMERVDLLRSRDRIAHSGSGDLGTLIATFNAMLDRLEAERSASAAHALAAQEAERQRIARELHDEIGQSLTVVLLALKRTVDRAPHDLRAELHTVAETVRASLDEVRQVARRLRPGVLEDLGLISAMNALASDFSGSSGVPVTRLLDARLPQLSGDTELVIYRIAQESLTNIARHARASHVELSLRAEPDTEPDTVVLRVTDDGRGGPIHDGAGIRGMRERAMLIGADLTIDRAPSQGTEVRLSVPLVPAPIAERRE, translated from the coding sequence ATGACCGTGCTAGCCGGTAAGCATCCCCAGGGATCACCACGCGGATCACCACGCGCGCGCCGGGGGGCTCGTTCCCCGGCTTCGGCGCTGTTCTGGCGGCTTTTCCTGATCAACGGACTGGTCTTCGCCGCGGGGCTGACCGTGCTGGCGCTCTCGCCGGCCACGGTGTCCTCGCCGGTCCTGCTGACGGAGCTGCCGATCCTGGCGGTGGGGCTCGCGGTGATGCTCGGCGCGAACGCGGTGCTGCTGCGTACCAGCCTGGCCCCGCTCGGCGCGCTGACCGCGCTCATGGAGCGGGTCGACCTGCTGCGTTCCCGCGATCGCATCGCGCACAGCGGCAGCGGCGACCTGGGGACGCTGATCGCGACGTTCAACGCCATGCTGGACCGATTGGAGGCCGAGCGCAGCGCCAGCGCCGCTCACGCCCTGGCCGCTCAGGAGGCCGAGCGGCAGCGCATCGCGCGGGAGTTGCACGACGAGATCGGCCAAAGCCTCACCGTGGTCCTGCTCGCGCTCAAACGCACCGTGGATCGTGCGCCGCACGACCTGCGCGCGGAGCTGCACACGGTTGCCGAGACCGTCCGCGCCAGTCTGGATGAGGTCCGGCAGGTCGCCCGCCGGCTGCGGCCCGGCGTGCTGGAGGACCTGGGCCTCATCAGCGCCATGAACGCTCTGGCCAGCGACTTCTCCGGCAGCAGCGGCGTGCCGGTGACCCGGCTGCTGGATGCGCGGCTGCCGCAATTGAGCGGCGACACCGAGCTGGTGATCTACCGCATCGCGCAGGAAAGCCTGACCAACATCGCCCGGCACGCCCGCGCCTCGCACGTGGAGCTGTCGCTGCGCGCCGAGCCCGACACCGAGCCCGACACGGTGGTGCTGCGCGTCACCGACGACGGACGCGGCGGCCCGATCCACGACGGCGCCGGCATCCGCGGCATGCGCGAGCGCGCCATGCTCATTGGCGCCGACCTCACCATCGACAGGGCCCCTTCCCAGGGCACCGAGGTACGCCTGAGCGTACCCCTCGTACCCGCACCGATCGCCGAGCGACGGGAGTGA
- a CDS encoding SPFH domain-containing protein gives MLALGAHTTSALQAPAVVEPAVWILLGALPLLVIISRAVRVVGEDERLVVCRLGRVVRVRGPGLVLLWPGLEREVRVSLRLVCLDLFCPEVVTRDGVSVRFKATAVAAATDPVRFAMTTDEPLTATVLVAEGVLRRQIAERDLADLPTMITHGCAEMADRISDMTGRWGVQVTLLDITDIQVPLRGELLAWAQAQAGRQAEKHPRG, from the coding sequence ATGCTCGCACTGGGCGCTCACACAACCTCTGCCCTCCAGGCGCCCGCCGTGGTGGAGCCGGCGGTATGGATACTGCTGGGCGCCCTGCCCCTTCTCGTGATCATCTCGCGGGCGGTGCGGGTCGTCGGTGAGGATGAGCGGCTGGTCGTGTGCAGATTGGGCCGCGTGGTCAGGGTGCGCGGTCCTGGGCTTGTCCTCCTGTGGCCCGGTTTGGAACGGGAGGTGCGGGTGTCGCTGCGGCTGGTGTGCCTGGACCTGTTCTGCCCTGAGGTGGTCACCCGCGATGGGGTGAGTGTGCGCTTCAAGGCCACCGCGGTGGCCGCCGCGACCGATCCCGTCCGCTTCGCGATGACGACGGACGAGCCGCTGACGGCCACCGTGCTCGTGGCCGAGGGCGTGCTGCGCCGCCAGATCGCCGAGCGAGATCTGGCCGACCTCCCCACCATGATCACTCACGGCTGCGCCGAGATGGCGGATCGGATCAGCGATATGACCGGCCGGTGGGGAGTCCAGGTCACCCTCCTCGACATCACCGACATCCAGGTCCCGCTCAGGGGCGAGCTGCTCGCCTGGGCCCAAGCCCAGGCAGGCAGGCAGGCGGAGAAGCATCCCCGTGGATAG
- a CDS encoding potassium/proton antiporter has protein sequence MSLQQLYAVLLTGSIVLLAGIAAARTASRLGLPGLLLFLALGVLLGEDVLGIDFDDAQLAQTLGTSALAVILIEGGLSTRWADIRRLLLPSSLLATVGVAVSVLLTAAGAHLLLGMNWQLALLLGAIVSSTDAAAVFSVLRALPLPRRIAGMVEAESGFNDAPTVILVLVFSTAAADLPDPAVIAGQITYQLVAGAVIGLLIGWAGTLALRYVALPATGLYPLATVGLGVIAFAAAGAANASGFLAAYLAGIVLGNAVLPHRAATRSFAEGIGWLAQIGLFVMLGLLVSPSELPAALLPATIVGLVLLLLARPASVAACLIGFRTGWREQAFISWAGLRGAVPIVLATFPIVAAVPGSRQLLNIVFVLVVLFTLIQGPTLPAFARLLRVTQPGQARDVDIESAPLDVLNADLLTLTIPPGSRLHGVEIFELRLPAPSIVTLIVRDGDTLVPEPGTRLQEGDDVLIVTTSATRTRVERRLRAVGRRGRLAHWYGEHGDPDPHTSHISHTSSAKGDTRPWTSRTPPSPAPEPSTTATPGRETTSALSSPTPAGAPCCSTTEPTPTLRRTR, from the coding sequence ATGAGCCTGCAGCAGCTGTATGCGGTACTGCTGACCGGCAGCATAGTCCTGCTGGCCGGCATCGCCGCGGCGCGCACCGCCAGCCGGCTCGGCCTGCCCGGCCTGCTGCTGTTCCTCGCCCTCGGCGTGCTGCTCGGCGAAGACGTCCTCGGCATCGACTTCGACGACGCCCAGCTGGCGCAGACGCTGGGCACCTCAGCGCTGGCCGTCATCCTCATCGAGGGCGGCCTGAGCACCCGATGGGCCGACATCCGCCGGCTCCTGCTGCCCTCCTCCCTGCTGGCCACCGTCGGCGTCGCGGTCAGCGTCCTGCTCACCGCCGCGGGCGCTCATCTGCTGCTGGGCATGAACTGGCAGCTGGCCCTGCTGCTGGGCGCGATCGTCTCCTCCACCGACGCCGCTGCTGTCTTCTCCGTCCTGCGCGCGCTGCCGCTGCCCCGTCGCATCGCGGGCATGGTGGAGGCCGAGTCCGGCTTCAACGACGCCCCCACCGTCATCTTGGTGCTGGTGTTCAGCACCGCCGCCGCCGATCTGCCCGACCCTGCCGTCATCGCCGGGCAGATCACCTACCAGCTCGTGGCCGGGGCCGTGATCGGGCTGCTGATCGGCTGGGCCGGCACCCTCGCGCTGCGCTACGTCGCCCTGCCCGCCACCGGCCTGTACCCGCTGGCCACCGTCGGCCTGGGCGTCATCGCCTTCGCCGCCGCCGGAGCCGCGAACGCCTCCGGCTTCCTGGCCGCTTACCTGGCCGGCATCGTGCTCGGCAACGCCGTGCTGCCGCACCGCGCGGCCACCCGCTCGTTTGCCGAAGGCATCGGCTGGCTGGCCCAGATCGGCCTGTTCGTCATGCTCGGCCTGCTCGTCAGCCCCAGCGAACTGCCCGCCGCGCTGCTGCCCGCCACCATCGTCGGCCTGGTCCTGCTGCTGCTGGCCCGGCCCGCCTCGGTAGCCGCCTGCCTGATCGGCTTCCGCACCGGCTGGCGCGAACAGGCGTTCATCTCCTGGGCCGGCCTGCGCGGCGCCGTGCCGATCGTCTTGGCCACCTTTCCCATCGTGGCCGCCGTGCCCGGCAGCCGGCAGCTGCTGAACATCGTCTTCGTCCTGGTCGTCCTCTTCACCCTCATCCAAGGACCGACCTTGCCGGCTTTCGCCCGGCTGCTGCGCGTCACCCAACCCGGTCAGGCCCGGGACGTGGACATCGAATCGGCCCCGCTGGACGTCCTGAACGCAGACCTGCTCACCCTCACCATCCCACCGGGCTCCCGCCTGCACGGAGTGGAGATCTTCGAACTGCGGCTCCCGGCACCCTCGATCGTCACCCTCATCGTCCGTGACGGCGACACCCTCGTCCCCGAACCCGGCACCCGGCTTCAGGAAGGCGACGACGTGCTCATCGTCACCACCTCCGCCACCCGCACGCGCGTCGAACGACGCCTGCGCGCCGTCGGCCGGCGAGGCCGCCTGGCCCACTGGTACGGCGAGCACGGCGACCCCGACCCGCACACCAGCCACATCAGCCACACCAGCAGCGCGAAGGGAGACACCCGGCCGTGGACATCACGCACACCACCATCCCCGGCACCGGAACCGTCCACCACGGCGACACCCGGCAGGGAGACCACCTCGGCGTTATCGTCACCGACACCGGCCGGCGCACCCTGCTGTTCTACGACCGAGCCGACCCCGACACTCCGGCGCACACGGTAG
- a CDS encoding potassium channel family protein, whose product MVDKNSGAVAVIGLGRFGSSLALELTRRGTEVLAIDHRTAAVRSLTGRITQVAAADSTDLDALRQLGVADFHRVVCAIGSDLEASILTSSLLVELEIDDIWAKAISRQHGQILERIGVQHVVFPEHDMGERVAHLVSGRLLDYMEVDEHFAMAKIHPPKDYVGIALGRSGLRRKHGVTIVAVKPSGEEFTYATADTELAYGDIIIVSGRPDQVERFAELP is encoded by the coding sequence TTGGTAGACAAGAACAGCGGCGCGGTCGCGGTGATCGGGCTGGGCCGGTTCGGAAGCTCGCTCGCGCTGGAGCTCACCCGGCGCGGCACCGAGGTCCTGGCCATCGACCATCGGACCGCGGCGGTGCGGAGCCTGACCGGGCGCATCACCCAGGTCGCCGCCGCCGACTCCACCGACCTCGACGCGCTGCGCCAGCTCGGCGTAGCCGACTTCCACCGCGTGGTGTGCGCCATCGGCAGCGACCTGGAGGCCAGCATCCTCACCTCCTCGCTCCTGGTCGAGCTGGAGATCGACGACATCTGGGCGAAAGCGATCAGCAGGCAGCACGGCCAGATCCTCGAACGCATCGGCGTCCAGCACGTCGTCTTTCCCGAACACGACATGGGCGAGCGCGTCGCCCACCTGGTCAGCGGCCGACTGCTCGACTACATGGAAGTCGACGAACACTTCGCGATGGCCAAGATCCACCCGCCCAAGGACTACGTCGGTATCGCGCTCGGCCGCTCCGGCCTACGCCGCAAGCACGGCGTCACCATCGTGGCGGTCAAACCCTCGGGCGAGGAGTTCACCTACGCCACCGCCGACACCGAACTCGCCTACGGCGACATCATCATCGTCTCCGGCCGACCCGATCAGGTTGAACGGTTCGCCGAACTGCCCTGA
- a CDS encoding calcium:proton antiporter encodes MSTPPAAPTKGSPLVLAARIVPIAAVLVLIGVWERDLPAITEVVVVALLAACVLAAVHHAEVVAHRVGEPFGSLILAVAVTVIEVGLIITLMTSGGPSTASLARDTVFAAVMITCNGIVGLSLLLTALRTRTARFNPEGTGAALATVITLATLSLVLPAFTTSAPGPEFSGPQLAFAAVASLTLYMLFVFVQNVRHRDYFLTAPAPTPLPGSAPARQPAHPTGNHISDAIHTDNDPDDAADTETYAATPPTRTALTSLILLTAALVAVVGLAKVESTTIEQTITAAGLPHSLVGVVIALLVLLPETLAAARHARRNRTQISLNLALGSAMASIGLTIPAIAVASIWLDGPLLLGLGPAHIMFLALTAGVGILTVMPGRATLLQAGVHLALCAGYLFLAANP; translated from the coding sequence TTGAGCACCCCGCCAGCCGCCCCGACCAAGGGCTCCCCGCTGGTCCTGGCGGCCAGGATCGTCCCCATCGCGGCCGTCCTGGTCCTCATCGGGGTGTGGGAACGCGACCTGCCAGCCATCACCGAGGTCGTGGTCGTGGCGCTGCTGGCCGCCTGCGTGCTGGCCGCGGTACACCACGCCGAAGTCGTCGCCCACCGCGTCGGCGAACCCTTCGGCTCACTGATCCTCGCCGTCGCCGTCACCGTCATCGAGGTCGGCCTCATCATCACCTTGATGACCTCCGGCGGACCCAGCACCGCCTCCCTGGCCCGCGACACCGTCTTCGCCGCTGTGATGATCACCTGTAACGGCATCGTCGGGCTGTCACTCCTGCTCACCGCCCTGCGCACCCGCACCGCCCGGTTCAACCCCGAAGGCACCGGCGCCGCCCTGGCCACCGTGATCACCCTGGCCACCCTCAGCCTGGTCCTGCCCGCCTTCACCACCAGCGCCCCCGGCCCGGAATTCTCCGGCCCGCAACTGGCCTTCGCCGCCGTGGCCTCCCTGACCCTGTACATGCTGTTCGTCTTTGTCCAGAACGTCCGCCACCGCGACTACTTCCTCACCGCCCCAGCCCCAACCCCGCTCCCAGGCTCGGCGCCGGCCCGCCAGCCCGCTCACCCCACCGGCAACCACATCAGCGACGCAATCCACACCGACAATGACCCCGACGACGCCGCGGACACCGAAACCTACGCGGCCACCCCGCCCACCCGCACCGCCCTGACCAGCCTCATCCTGCTCACGGCCGCCCTGGTCGCCGTCGTCGGCCTGGCCAAAGTCGAATCCACCACCATCGAGCAGACCATCACCGCCGCCGGACTCCCGCACTCCCTCGTCGGCGTCGTCATCGCCCTGCTCGTCCTGCTTCCCGAAACGCTCGCCGCCGCCCGCCACGCCCGCCGCAACCGCACCCAGATCAGCCTCAACCTCGCCCTCGGCTCCGCCATGGCCAGCATCGGCCTGACGATCCCCGCCATCGCCGTCGCCTCGATCTGGCTCGACGGACCGCTGCTCCTCGGCCTCGGCCCCGCCCACATCATGTTCCTGGCCCTCACCGCCGGCGTCGGCATCCTCACCGTCATGCCCGGCCGCGCCACCCTCCTGCAAGCCGGCGTGCACCTCGCCCTGTGCGCCGGCTACCTCTTCCTCGCCGCCAACCCCTAG
- a CDS encoding SdpI family protein, translating into MDVLPPLLVFAGLAAGIVGCLGLAGRLPRNNIAGVRTPTTMRSDTAFRANKAAGVPPLTGGGVALTGAVAAWLLPTDEGVLTVVIVAAIGMLALTILGGVTGVRAAKAVPDQEPDPPTG; encoded by the coding sequence ATGGACGTCCTGCCGCCCCTACTCGTGTTCGCAGGGCTCGCCGCGGGGATCGTCGGGTGCCTTGGCTTGGCCGGGCGGCTGCCACGCAACAACATCGCCGGGGTGCGCACTCCCACCACGATGCGCAGCGACACGGCGTTCCGAGCCAACAAGGCGGCGGGCGTGCCCCCGCTGACCGGCGGCGGTGTCGCGTTGACCGGAGCGGTGGCGGCGTGGCTCCTGCCGACCGACGAGGGCGTGCTCACGGTGGTCATCGTGGCCGCGATCGGCATGCTGGCGCTGACGATCCTTGGCGGTGTGACGGGCGTCCGTGCCGCCAAGGCCGTACCCGACCAGGAGCCGGATCCGCCCACTGGGTGA
- a CDS encoding class I SAM-dependent methyltransferase: MAASAQLFERWAATYDQSLIATLADPVHAAVLTAAHHHLPRPRHLLDLGCGTGRLLHKAADRFPTARLIGMDAAHAMLTVARRTTPSEGSPAMVRARAEQLPFPDASLDLITATLTCRHWRGVRAGLAEITRVLTADGLFVYADVHPPAPRRRWWRRSERGGRHLLGQTTGLQVIEDRPIAGCGPLLPCRLLVTCRS; this comes from the coding sequence ATGGCGGCTTCGGCGCAGCTGTTCGAGCGATGGGCGGCCACCTACGACCAGAGTCTGATCGCCACCCTGGCCGATCCGGTGCATGCCGCAGTCCTGACCGCCGCTCATCATCACCTGCCCCGCCCCCGCCACCTGCTCGACCTCGGCTGCGGCACGGGGCGCCTGCTCCACAAGGCGGCCGACCGCTTCCCCACGGCGCGCCTGATCGGGATGGACGCCGCCCACGCCATGCTCACCGTCGCCCGCCGCACCACCCCATCCGAAGGGAGTCCGGCAATGGTGCGGGCCCGTGCCGAGCAGTTGCCGTTCCCCGACGCCAGCCTCGATCTCATCACCGCGACCCTGACCTGCCGCCACTGGCGCGGAGTCCGCGCCGGCCTGGCAGAGATCACCCGTGTCCTGACCGCGGACGGGCTGTTCGTCTACGCCGACGTACACCCACCGGCGCCTCGGCGTCGCTGGTGGCGGCGCTCTGAGCGCGGCGGCCGGCATCTTCTGGGCCAGACGACGGGCCTACAGGTGATCGAAGACCGGCCGATTGCCGGCTGCGGACCCCTGTTGCCGTGCCGCCTGCTGGTGACGTGCCGTTCCTGA
- a CDS encoding Mu transposase C-terminal domain-containing protein codes for MSTASEQHAQAQLGSGSSGGAPGHAAGRALAMSRYEMLAPHLHEGAPLAQLAAAQDEGGVSYRTLQRWLADYRQGGLDALTRPRRRDKGLHRFPDELVAFIEGLALRKPRPSAATIHRQAESIAKARGWPSPAYRTVARIVADLDPALVTLGLEGTKKYRETYDLVYRREAKAPNEIWQADHTELDIWVLDDKGKPARPWLTAIEDDHSRAIAGYAVNLEAPSALTTALAFRHAIWRKVEPDWHVCGIPSVFHLDHGSDFTSAHLEQVMADLRVQPVFSLKGQPHGHGKIERLIETINQMCLAHLPGYAPRGTPERASQAKLTLAELDAAIGRFIREVYNLRTHSETKTPPQARWEAGGFIPRMPDSLEQLDLLLLTVAKPRVIHTDGIHFLNLRYLDPVLAFYIREQATIRYDPRDITEIRVYLRLPDGTEEFLCRAICPELSGTTISLKEITTARNARRKQLRGHLTSRDAIVDRLLAAHSEPLPASLASPDLATWATLTRPNGDGDGDGAITQDSPAPNTEPLTGTSTATTHSDSPPLKRYWNE; via the coding sequence GTGAGTACTGCCAGCGAACAACACGCACAAGCCCAGCTGGGCAGCGGGAGCTCCGGCGGCGCGCCCGGCCACGCTGCCGGGCGTGCCCTGGCCATGAGCCGGTACGAGATGCTCGCGCCGCACCTGCACGAGGGAGCACCGCTGGCGCAGCTGGCCGCCGCCCAGGACGAGGGCGGCGTCTCCTACCGGACGTTGCAGCGGTGGCTGGCCGACTACCGGCAAGGCGGTCTGGACGCCTTGACCCGGCCGCGCCGCCGCGACAAGGGGCTGCACCGGTTCCCCGACGAGCTCGTGGCGTTCATCGAGGGGCTCGCGTTGCGCAAGCCCCGCCCCAGCGCGGCCACCATCCACCGGCAGGCCGAAAGCATCGCCAAGGCGCGCGGCTGGCCGTCACCCGCCTACCGGACCGTGGCCCGCATCGTCGCCGACCTGGACCCCGCGCTGGTCACCCTCGGCCTTGAGGGCACCAAGAAGTACCGCGAGACCTACGACCTGGTCTACCGGCGCGAAGCCAAGGCTCCCAACGAGATCTGGCAGGCCGACCACACCGAGCTGGACATCTGGGTGCTCGACGACAAAGGGAAACCGGCCCGGCCGTGGCTGACCGCCATCGAGGACGACCACTCCCGCGCCATCGCCGGATACGCCGTCAACCTCGAGGCCCCCTCGGCGTTGACCACCGCGCTGGCCTTCCGGCACGCGATCTGGCGCAAAGTCGAACCGGACTGGCACGTGTGCGGCATCCCGTCGGTCTTCCACCTCGACCACGGCTCCGACTTCACCTCCGCCCATCTGGAACAGGTCATGGCAGATCTGAGGGTCCAGCCCGTCTTCTCGCTCAAGGGCCAGCCGCACGGCCACGGGAAAATCGAGCGGCTGATCGAGACGATCAACCAGATGTGCCTGGCCCACCTGCCCGGCTACGCGCCCCGCGGCACCCCTGAGCGCGCCAGCCAGGCCAAGCTGACCCTGGCCGAACTCGATGCCGCGATCGGCAGGTTCATCCGCGAGGTCTACAACCTACGCACCCACAGCGAGACCAAGACGCCCCCACAGGCCCGGTGGGAGGCCGGCGGGTTCATCCCGCGCATGCCCGACTCGCTCGAACAACTCGACCTGCTGCTGCTCACCGTCGCCAAACCCCGCGTCATCCACACCGACGGAATCCACTTCCTGAACCTGCGCTACCTCGACCCCGTCCTGGCCTTCTACATTCGCGAGCAGGCCACCATCCGCTACGACCCCCGCGACATCACCGAGATCCGTGTCTACCTCCGCCTCCCCGACGGCACCGAAGAATTCCTGTGCCGGGCGATCTGCCCCGAACTGTCAGGCACCACCATCAGCCTCAAAGAGATCACCACCGCCCGCAACGCCCGCCGCAAACAACTCCGCGGCCACCTGACCAGCCGCGACGCCATCGTCGACCGGCTCCTGGCCGCCCACAGCGAACCCCTGCCCGCCTCCCTGGCCAGCCCCGATCTGGCCACCTGGGCAACCCTCACCCGACCCAACGGTGACGGCGATGGTGACGGCGCCATCACCCAGGACAGCCCCGCCCCCAACACCGAGCCGCTGACCGGCACGAGCACCGCCACTACCCACAGTGACAGTCCACCACTCAAACGCTACTGGAATGAGTGA